A window of Candidatus Scalindua japonica genomic DNA:
CCTTGCAACCACCTTCTCAACAATATCATTTATCAGTTGTGAATTATCAATTTCAATTTTCATAATTCAGATTTATCAAACGGTTAATTTTGTTATTCCAACACCTTTTGCTTTTGCCGTATTTGTAAAAAGTTTTTTAATAAATCATCCTGGAGTAAAAAACATATTACAAATACTTTGACACAAAGCTTTCTAAAATTTTATGTATATTCCTTTTCAATATTGAAATTTCTTACAGTATAAAAAAGCATGCCAAAGATAAGGCATTTTTGTCATGCTTATATATACTTCCAGAAACCTTTAGTTTAAAAGCATTATAAAAAAACGTTTTCAAAGATGGTTTTATGAATCTTCAAAAAGTTTTTTTACTAAAAGATCAGGAAAGCAGGAATAGTATTAAGATGAGTCAATCCTCCCACTTTGAAAAGGTTCAGGTTCATAACTGGCTGACCATATCTCTATGAGACCTATCTTTATTGCTCCAAGAGCATACCCGACCAGTTCACTATCAACACCAGTCTCTTTAAAGCATTTATCAACAACCTCCTTAATGGTTCCTAACGTTTCATATTGTTCTTCCTCCTCCGGTGAAAGCCCTTCCATTCCTTCACCGTTCGTATCGTCCAGGTTTTTCAGGCCGTAACAGTTACCAAACTTTGACACCATCCTTTTTCCCTTCATATCGACAATAATCTCTTTTAGCCTGGCTTCATCAATATCAAGACCAAATTTCATAGAGTACTTTGAAATCTCCTTTCCGTATCCTTCTGTTACCGGTCTGATGTCTGAAATTGTTCCAAGTCCTACTTTTAAGAGAACATGCTCAAGGTCTTTCTTTAGTGGGTCTAGAAAATAACCATTGTCTCTAAGCTGCATATTCTCAACCTTACGATCTACAGCCAGATCAACAAGCATATGCGAGTGAACATGCCAACCAGTTCCTACTTTGTACGTAATTTCGATATGCTCTACACCTCCACGTATATACCTTTTCCACCAAGAACGCTCTTTTTTGAGTAAGCTTGTTGATTTCTTAAAACACTCAACAGCAGTTTTTAAACTATCCCTGTTTAGTTCATTAGCAGTTATTGTCAGTAAATGAGGGTTTTCCATGTTTTTACCAAGTTCTTCTACCTTTCGAGACAGAATAGACGCACGATATGAGTTACATACTGGACATACTCTGTCTTTACAACGAACCTGCGGCTCATATAAAACATTGGATGGGTCTCCCTTCTTTACTTTCACAAAAATAGTATTTCCGCATATACCCATCCTTTTGGCTCTGGCATCCTGACCAATTTCACGGATATATTTTTCAATACGGAAAAGAGCTCTAAGTCTCCAGCTATTTTTAATGGTCATAACTCTTGATTTTTTCTCTTTTTTCACTGCGCATTTACACATAATTTTTCTCCTGAAAAGGCTATAAAAACGGCTTAAAACTGCCAAATTGTAAGTTGTTGTATTTCAACATCTTAAAAAATCGTGTTCCGGTTGTTTCTTAGTATCAAGTCTATAGGGCTTCTCCCATAAACAAGCCAAGCTGAAACCAAAAAAAAACCAGTGTTTGCGTGCGCTTGGTGGGCGTACTCAACACTGGTTTTTGTAGTTGATATATTATGGATTTTAACTAAGCTATTACTATTATTCTTTTTCATTGGTGAATGGGAATAATGTTCAGGAGAACATAAGTTGCCGCTTATGTCTTCCTTTTTTATGTAATAAAATATCTATAACAAATATTTATAAAAAGTAAAACGGTGTATTACCGTAATTCAAATACAGTATCTGATTATTCAAAAAAGTACAGAGGTGTTCCACCTACTTTTATATCAAGAGTAATAATTCTCATTGTATCATCTATTTCTTGTTTGAAGTTAAAATACCATAACATGTTTTAGCACATTAATGTTTTATGGGGGTATAAAATGCTAACAAGTTTCCGGCGGAAACATTAATCACAAATTAATATTTAAAATTAAAAAGGCCATAGTGTTTTTACACTACGGCCTATAGTATTAAATCTT
This region includes:
- a CDS encoding protein rep, with product MCKCAVKKEKKSRVMTIKNSWRLRALFRIEKYIREIGQDARAKRMGICGNTIFVKVKKGDPSNVLYEPQVRCKDRVCPVCNSYRASILSRKVEELGKNMENPHLLTITANELNRDSLKTAVECFKKSTSLLKKERSWWKRYIRGGVEHIEITYKVGTGWHVHSHMLVDLAVDRKVENMQLRDNGYFLDPLKKDLEHVLLKVGLGTISDIRPVTEGYGKEISKYSMKFGLDIDEARLKEIIVDMKGKRMVSKFGNCYGLKNLDDTNGEGMEGLSPEEEEQYETLGTIKEVVDKCFKETGVDSELVGYALGAIKIGLIEIWSASYEPEPFQSGRIDSS